The following coding sequences lie in one Spinacia oleracea cultivar Varoflay chromosome 1, BTI_SOV_V1, whole genome shotgun sequence genomic window:
- the LOC110803888 gene encoding protein RETICULATA-RELATED 4, chloroplastic encodes MAMAALSLLPSQFLSPIPQYHHNLIPSIKNLSITYTPPKFSLTHLKKRRLSSTQIFSGGGNGGGVHGGGGNGGSGGGGDGGEGDAGERNRADAILALAEVGRSLDSLPKDLSMAADAGRIPGSILRRYFELEKSPVFRWLLQFGGFKERLLADDLFLTKVGIECGIGMFTKTAAELEKRKDNFKKELDFVTADVIMALVADFLLVWLPAPTVSLRPALTLTVGPVARFFYGCPDNAFQIAVAGTTYSILQRAGALARNGAKLFAVGATSSVIGTGVTNTLINLRKVVDKSASDEAEDIPMLATSIAYGVYLSVSANLRYQVIAGVIEQRILDPLLHDRKLLLSAVCFAVRTGNTFLGSLMWVDFARLIGVQRTRD; translated from the exons ATGGCCATGGctgctctctctctcctcccttcacaatttctctctcctatccCTCAATACCACCATAACTTAATTCCATCCATCAAAAACCTTTCAATCACTTATACCCCGCCAAAATTCTCACTTACCCACCTCAAAAAACGCCGTCTTTCATCCACCCAGATATTCTCCGGCGGTGGTAATGGAGGAGGAGTTCACGGAGGAGGTGGTAATGGTGGTAGTGGAGGTGGTGGAGATGGTGGTGAGGGAGATGCAGGGGAGAGAAACAGAGCAGATGCAATTCTTGCGCTTGCAGAGGTGGGAAGGTCATTGGATAGCTTGCCTAAAGATTTATCCATGGCGGCAGATGCGGGTCGGATACCAGGTTCGATTCTTCGGCGTTACTTTGAGCTTGAGAAGTCGCCGGTTTTCCGGTGGTTGCTTCAGTTTGGCGGGTTTAAAGAACGGTTGCTTGCTGACGATCTCTTCTTGACTAAAGTTGGAATTGAATGTGGTATTGGAATGTTCACTAAG ACAGCTGCAGAGTTGGAGAAACGTAAGGACAATTTTAAAAAGGAGTTGGACTTTGTGACAGCTGATGTG ATAATGGCTCTGGTTGCAGATTTCTTGCTTGTATGGCTTCCTGCACCCACTGTATCCTTGCGACCAGCTCTCACACTCACTGTAGGACCTGTGGCTAGGTTTTTCTACGGTTGCCCCGACAATGCATTTCAG ATTGCTGTTGCAGGAACTACATATTCAATTCTACAGAGAGCTGGTGCTCTAGCG CGTAATGGTGCAAAACTGTTTGCTGTTGGAGCTACCTCATCTGTG ATTGGTACAGGAGTGACAAATACGTTGATCAATTTAAGGAAGGTTGTTGATAAATCCGCCTCAGATGAAGCAGAAGATATTCCAATGTTGGCAACCAGCATTGCATATGGTGTATATTTATCAGTTTCTGCCAATCTTAG GTATCAAGTAATAGCAGGAGTCATTGAACAACGGATTCTGGATCCATTGCTTCATGACCGCAAGCTTTTATTGAGTGCGGTCTGCTTTGCAGTACGGACAGGGAACACATTTTTGGGTTCATTGAT GTGGGTGGATTTTGCTCGATTAATTGGAGTTCAAAGGACACGAGACTAA